One genomic segment of Dehalogenimonas alkenigignens includes these proteins:
- a CDS encoding F0F1 ATP synthase subunit delta — translation MAKSAYALALRYGQAVFEIAAEHQNFNTWRDNLETLVRMVQDRDVLAFLENPRISISKKRQVLEAKLKGVNPMAVNLLYLLAERNGLGMMPYVFADYNRRLDDLRGVAHATVTAAVPLSDAETADIREKLGKMFGKHIELSARLDPSLLGGIVARVGDKVIDGSVSRRLQNLKREINQARL, via the coding sequence TTGGCAAAGAGCGCCTACGCGCTGGCCCTGCGGTACGGCCAGGCAGTCTTTGAGATAGCCGCTGAGCACCAGAACTTCAACACATGGCGTGACAACCTGGAAACGCTGGTGCGCATGGTACAGGACCGCGACGTTCTTGCGTTCCTCGAAAACCCCAGGATCTCCATCTCTAAGAAACGCCAGGTGCTGGAAGCCAAGCTCAAGGGCGTCAACCCCATGGCGGTCAACTTACTCTACCTGCTAGCCGAGCGCAACGGCTTGGGAATGATGCCGTACGTCTTCGCCGACTACAACCGCCGGTTGGACGACCTACGCGGCGTGGCTCACGCCACGGTGACAGCGGCAGTGCCGCTGTCCGACGCCGAAACGGCTGATATCCGCGAGAAGTTGGGAAAGATGTTTGGCAAGCACATCGAACTAAGCGCCAGACTTGACCCATCGCTTCTGGGCGGCATCGTCGCCCGGGTAGGCGATAAAGTCATAGATGGCAGCGTATCGCGCCGCCTGCAAAACCTCAAACGAGAAATTAACCAGGCCAGGTTATAA
- a CDS encoding KH domain-containing protein, translating to MKELVEYIAKSLADKPDAVVVTEEQEEEGLKLTLQVDDVDKGRIIGKQGRIAQAMRTLIRVKAAKAGTKARLEIL from the coding sequence ATGAAAGAGCTAGTGGAGTACATCGCCAAATCATTGGCGGACAAACCGGACGCGGTGGTGGTCACCGAAGAACAGGAAGAGGAAGGCCTCAAACTAACCCTACAGGTGGATGATGTAGACAAGGGTCGCATCATCGGCAAGCAAGGCCGCATCGCCCAGGCTATGCGCACCCTCATTCGGGTGAAAGCGGCCAAAGCCGGCACCAAAGCCCGCCTAGAGATCCTCTAG
- the nfi gene encoding deoxyribonuclease V (cleaves DNA at apurinic or apyrimidinic sites) — protein MNINKLHRFDLTRANAIKLQAELAPAIKTVDQPEGNIFLIAGVDVSIGRQGSTGRAAVVVINYPALEIIAESIHEGPAAMPYIPGLLSFRELPLILPALEKLDFEPDLFIVDGHGVAHPRRLGIAAHLGLFIDKPTIGCAKSRLCGKHDEVGWSRGSSADLYEGDEVIGRVIRTREGSKPVYISVGHRIGLEFAASWVLKLTSRFRLPEPVRRAHLTAGRSANLKV, from the coding sequence GTGAACATTAATAAACTACATCGCTTCGACCTAACACGAGCCAACGCGATAAAACTTCAGGCTGAGTTGGCGCCGGCGATCAAAACAGTCGATCAACCGGAAGGCAATATTTTTCTCATCGCCGGGGTTGATGTTTCCATCGGCAGACAGGGGAGTACCGGGAGGGCCGCAGTGGTAGTCATTAACTACCCTGCGCTCGAAATCATCGCGGAATCCATTCACGAAGGTCCGGCGGCAATGCCTTATATTCCGGGACTGCTTTCGTTCCGTGAACTTCCATTGATTTTGCCTGCCCTGGAGAAACTCGATTTTGAACCCGACCTGTTCATTGTCGACGGCCACGGCGTAGCTCACCCGCGAAGGCTGGGAATCGCAGCCCACCTGGGGCTATTTATCGACAAGCCCACCATCGGCTGTGCCAAGTCAAGGTTGTGCGGCAAACATGATGAGGTCGGCTGGAGCCGGGGCAGCAGCGCCGACTTATACGAGGGCGACGAGGTCATCGGCCGTGTTATCCGCACCCGCGAAGGCAGCAAGCCGGTATATATTTCGGTCGGTCACCGCATCGGCCTTGAATTCGCAGCGTCTTGGGTGCTTAAATTAACCAGCCGCTTCCGACTGCCGGAACCGGTGCGACGAGCGCACTTAACCGCCGGCCGCAGCGCTAACCTTAAAGTGTAA
- a CDS encoding F0F1 ATP synthase subunit A: MLDAAPKKKIIGLSKPVFIAFILVVLALSIVSMLAGAIGRAIIGDVGLPDWIIVDQPHPELPAEAIAHVGSIPITNTMLTAWISIAVLGIFFFLATRKMKLIPNRLQAMAESIINYLFGFCTDIAGEKHGRKFFPLMATIFLFVITNAWMNLIPGYGSILIDSEHGMVHLLRGANTDINFPLVLAVVSFVMVEYWGLKALGVFHYLGKFFNFKKFFRGWKELFTGRAKAGITNIFMGAIDIFIGLIELMSEFIRLLSFTFRLFGNMTGGEILLISMLFLAPFIVAIPFYILEIFVGYIQALIFAGLTLVFAFMAVTPHAAEDESHASTTHHEALAEGAHH; this comes from the coding sequence GTGCTTGACGCAGCGCCAAAAAAGAAGATAATCGGGTTATCCAAACCGGTCTTCATCGCTTTTATCCTCGTGGTGCTGGCACTGTCTATCGTTAGCATGCTAGCCGGCGCAATCGGCCGGGCTATTATCGGCGACGTCGGGCTGCCGGACTGGATCATCGTCGACCAACCGCACCCGGAACTACCCGCCGAAGCAATCGCTCATGTCGGCAGCATCCCGATTACCAACACCATGCTTACCGCCTGGATCAGCATAGCCGTGCTTGGCATCTTCTTCTTCCTGGCCACCCGTAAGATGAAGCTCATTCCCAACCGGCTGCAGGCAATGGCCGAGTCTATAATCAACTACCTCTTTGGCTTCTGCACCGACATCGCCGGCGAAAAACACGGCCGGAAATTCTTCCCACTGATGGCTACTATATTTCTCTTTGTCATCACCAACGCCTGGATGAACCTCATTCCAGGTTACGGCTCGATCCTCATCGACTCCGAACACGGGATGGTCCACCTGCTCCGCGGCGCCAACACCGACATCAACTTCCCGTTGGTGCTTGCGGTAGTTTCCTTCGTCATGGTGGAGTATTGGGGTCTCAAAGCCCTGGGCGTCTTCCACTACCTAGGCAAATTTTTTAACTTCAAGAAGTTTTTCCGCGGCTGGAAGGAACTTTTTACCGGCAGAGCTAAGGCTGGAATCACCAATATCTTCATGGGAGCAATCGACATCTTCATAGGCCTCATCGAGCTGATGTCCGAGTTCATTCGCCTGCTCTCCTTTACCTTCCGTCTTTTCGGCAACATGACCGGCGGCGAAATCCTGCTCATCTCGATGCTCTTCCTGGCACCGTTCATAGTGGCCATTCCGTTTTACATCCTGGAAATCTTTGTAGGCTACATCCAGGCGCTTATCTTCGCCGGCCTGACCCTGGTCTTCGCCTTCATGGCAGTGACACCGCATGCGGCTGAGGATGAATCTCATGCCTCGACGACCCACCATGAGGCGCTGGCCGAAGGTGCCCATCACTAA
- the atpF gene encoding F0F1 ATP synthase subunit B yields MGELGINLPSFIAQLVNFGILFLLLSVLAYKPILKMMDERSRRIKESLEQAEVMKAQAEKAQEEFKRQIAEASKQGQLVIERAAKTGDEIREKAKVEAQAEAEALLQRAKADIRRERDEVIDELRKEFADLTILAAGKVIGKSLDKTAHREMINQVLEESAGLRKN; encoded by the coding sequence ATGGGAGAACTAGGCATTAATCTGCCTTCTTTCATCGCGCAGCTAGTTAATTTCGGTATTCTGTTCCTGCTGCTTTCGGTACTGGCATACAAGCCCATCCTCAAGATGATGGATGAGCGAAGCCGCCGTATAAAAGAAAGCCTTGAACAGGCCGAGGTCATGAAGGCGCAGGCGGAGAAGGCCCAAGAAGAGTTCAAACGGCAGATCGCCGAGGCATCCAAGCAGGGGCAGCTGGTCATCGAGCGCGCCGCCAAGACCGGCGACGAGATCCGCGAGAAAGCCAAGGTGGAAGCCCAGGCCGAAGCCGAGGCGCTGCTGCAGCGGGCCAAGGCCGACATCCGGCGCGAGCGCGACGAGGTCATCGACGAGCTGCGCAAGGAGTTCGCCGACCTGACCATCCTGGCGGCGGGCAAGGTTATCGGTAAATCCCTGGACAAAACGGCTCACCGTGAAATGATCAACCAGGTGCTAGAAGAAAGCGCCGGGCTGAGAAAGAACTAG
- the atpG gene encoding ATP synthase F1 subunit gamma, which translates to MANLRAIRLRIRGVKNIAKITRAMEMIAASKMRKAQDRGLAGRPYSEKITAVIAALSALTAGKGGDPLLAQRPVKKIALLQITPDRGLSGGLVGNINRAALNFAVEHRETPLQMVVVGKKGLDAMRRAQRNIVAEFTGLGDKPGLYDTLPISRIIMDDFKSGVVDEVYVAYTQFVSTMVQKPVIIKLLPVEPAEIPPTQNVEYIFEPDAAAVLGSLLPRYVEMKIYHLILESIASEQSARMVAMRSATQNANELIGELTLEYNKARQESITAELLDIVGGVAALA; encoded by the coding sequence ATGGCTAATTTAAGAGCCATCCGGCTGCGCATCCGCGGCGTCAAAAACATCGCCAAGATCACCCGGGCCATGGAGATGATAGCCGCCTCGAAGATGCGCAAAGCGCAGGACCGCGGCTTGGCTGGACGGCCTTATTCAGAAAAAATAACCGCGGTCATCGCCGCTCTGTCAGCTCTTACGGCAGGCAAGGGGGGAGACCCATTGTTGGCGCAGAGGCCAGTTAAGAAGATCGCGCTGCTGCAGATCACCCCGGACCGCGGACTGTCCGGCGGCCTGGTGGGCAACATCAACCGCGCCGCTCTAAATTTTGCCGTTGAGCACCGCGAGACGCCGCTGCAGATGGTCGTCGTCGGTAAAAAAGGCCTTGACGCCATGCGCCGTGCGCAGCGGAATATCGTCGCCGAATTCACCGGCCTGGGCGACAAGCCCGGTCTCTATGACACACTGCCCATCTCCCGCATAATCATGGACGATTTCAAGTCCGGCGTGGTCGACGAAGTTTATGTGGCTTACACCCAGTTTGTTTCCACCATGGTACAGAAGCCGGTCATCATCAAGTTGCTGCCGGTTGAGCCGGCTGAGATACCCCCGACGCAGAATGTTGAATACATCTTCGAACCGGACGCCGCCGCGGTGCTGGGTTCGCTCCTGCCGCGCTATGTCGAGATGAAGATCTACCATCTAATACTGGAATCCATTGCCTCGGAGCAGTCGGCGCGGATGGTTGCGATGAGGAGCGCCACCCAGAACGCCAACGAACTGATCGGCGAACTTACCCTGGAATACAACAAAGCCCGGCAGGAGTCCATCACCGCCGAACTCCTCGATATCGTCGGCGGCGTGGCGGCGCTGGCTTAA
- a CDS encoding AtpZ/AtpI family protein: MNRWQTGLQFIGIGWYISLTILGGILLGRWLDTKFETEPLLLILGLFLGLFIAFYGAYRMMPRPSDKTK, translated from the coding sequence ATGAACCGATGGCAAACCGGCCTGCAGTTCATCGGCATCGGCTGGTATATCAGCCTGACTATCCTTGGAGGAATCCTCCTGGGGCGGTGGCTTGATACCAAGTTCGAGACCGAACCTCTGCTCCTGATATTGGGTCTTTTTCTAGGCCTCTTCATAGCGTTTTACGGCGCCTACCGGATGATGCCGAGGCCGTCCGATAAAACCAAATAG
- a CDS encoding peptidase MA family metallohydrolase: protein MFIEADSIQITKSANFGQFPTNISFNLSASSDYEITGARLHYRVHRQSYAIVVSEALVRFTPSKNVDLGYTIDLRRAGGLPPGTLIDYWWTITDANGSVTQSQVTTIRFDDNRYSWKALSQGLVTLNWYSGSDSFAKTLMDTAQQALIKLHEDTGAALVQPVSIYIYENAQALQGSMVFPQEWTGGVAFTDFNTICIGIEPANVSWGKRAIVHELAHLVTSQMTDNPYGGIPTWLNEGLSMYAEGPLDAVYVAFMNAALDQQTLFSVASLASPFSAFANLSYLSYAQSYHIVKYLIEQYGQDKMLQLLNTFASGATTDDALLAVYGFDTEGLNKDWQTFIVNTVPERVNSDIIWTPWLVVLMVMVAGATSIIGVWLFYPASFTDRKKS from the coding sequence GTGTTCATCGAGGCCGATTCAATTCAGATCACCAAATCAGCAAACTTCGGCCAGTTTCCTACCAACATCAGTTTTAATCTTTCTGCGTCAAGCGATTATGAGATTACAGGCGCTCGGCTGCATTATCGAGTTCACCGCCAGAGCTATGCTATTGTAGTGAGCGAGGCTTTGGTACGCTTCACTCCAAGTAAAAATGTTGACCTCGGATACACCATCGATCTCAGACGAGCTGGCGGTTTACCGCCTGGCACCCTCATAGATTACTGGTGGACAATCACCGATGCAAACGGGTCTGTCACGCAGAGCCAGGTAACAACCATAAGATTCGATGATAATCGTTACTCATGGAAAGCCCTGTCTCAGGGTCTGGTCACCCTGAATTGGTATTCAGGTTCGGATTCATTTGCGAAAACGCTCATGGATACCGCGCAGCAAGCTCTTATCAAGCTCCACGAAGATACGGGCGCTGCTTTGGTCCAGCCGGTTTCGATCTATATCTATGAAAACGCTCAAGCCTTACAAGGTTCTATGGTGTTCCCCCAGGAATGGACGGGCGGCGTAGCTTTTACTGATTTTAATACGATTTGTATCGGGATTGAACCGGCAAACGTTTCCTGGGGGAAGCGGGCTATCGTCCACGAACTGGCGCACCTGGTGACCAGCCAGATGACCGATAATCCTTACGGAGGAATACCAACCTGGTTAAACGAAGGGCTGTCGATGTATGCCGAAGGGCCGCTGGATGCGGTTTATGTTGCCTTCATGAATGCGGCATTGGATCAACAAACCCTGTTTTCCGTTGCTTCCCTGGCGAGTCCGTTTTCAGCCTTCGCGAATCTCTCGTATTTATCGTATGCCCAGAGCTATCACATAGTCAAATACCTTATCGAACAATATGGTCAGGACAAAATGCTTCAACTACTTAACACTTTCGCCTCTGGCGCAACGACAGATGATGCACTACTTGCAGTCTACGGATTTGACACTGAAGGTCTTAATAAGGATTGGCAAACCTTCATCGTAAACACTGTTCCCGAGAGAGTTAACTCAGATATAATCTGGACACCGTGGCTGGTGGTTCTCATGGTGATGGTCGCCGGCGCCACATCGATTATAGGAGTTTGGTTATTCTATCCCGCATCGTTTACCGACAGGAAAAAATCATGA
- the prfB gene encoding peptide chain release factor 2 (programmed frameshift): protein MAELTDRFSELSKRISHDMVRLDISAKETEIVEFEKLTGQAEFWQDSTKAQGIMRRLTELKKSVEQWRGLEKRLADLTELESLAEEDPALSGQVAEEMDALAGELDKLEFELAYGGEYDERNAILSIHAGAGGVESQDWAEMLLSMYLRWAERRDYITEVLETSAGDEAGIKSVTVIFRGRYAYGNLKSEHGVHRLIRLSPFDSDHARHTSFALVEVMPEAEADADIEIDPEDIKLEAYRSSGAGGQNVQKVSSAVRLTHIPTGTVVTAQTERSQHQNREIAMGLLKARLLKLKIAEQEAERARLKGERISAEWGSQIRSYVLHPYKMVKDHRTGYETGNTAAVLEEGDIDGFIGAYLKEILTDG from the exons ATGGCAGAATTGACTGACCGATTTTCCGAGCTATCCAAACGGATTTCCCATGACATGGTGCGTCTT GACATCTCGGCTAAAGAAACAGAAATAGTGGAGTTTGAGAAACTGACCGGCCAGGCTGAGTTCTGGCAGGATTCAACGAAAGCCCAGGGGATCATGCGACGCCTGACCGAACTTAAAAAATCGGTCGAGCAGTGGCGAGGCTTGGAAAAGCGGTTAGCTGACCTGACCGAACTTGAATCGCTGGCGGAGGAAGACCCGGCATTGTCCGGCCAAGTAGCGGAGGAAATGGATGCTCTGGCTGGCGAATTGGACAAACTGGAATTTGAACTAGCCTACGGCGGGGAGTATGACGAGCGCAACGCCATTTTGTCCATCCACGCTGGGGCCGGTGGAGTGGAAAGCCAGGACTGGGCCGAGATGCTGCTCAGCATGTACCTGCGCTGGGCCGAGAGGCGCGATTACATTACTGAGGTATTGGAGACCTCGGCTGGTGATGAGGCCGGTATAAAAAGCGTCACCGTCATCTTCCGGGGCCGCTACGCTTATGGCAATCTCAAGAGCGAGCACGGCGTCCATCGGCTGATTCGGCTGTCGCCATTCGATTCCGACCATGCCCGGCATACCTCATTTGCCTTAGTTGAGGTCATGCCCGAAGCCGAAGCCGACGCTGATATCGAAATCGATCCGGAGGACATCAAACTGGAAGCATACCGTTCCAGTGGCGCCGGCGGGCAGAACGTGCAGAAAGTATCTTCAGCGGTGCGTCTAACCCACATTCCAACCGGGACGGTAGTCACTGCCCAGACGGAACGTTCACAACACCAAAACCGGGAGATAGCTATGGGGCTGCTCAAAGCGCGGCTGCTTAAGCTCAAGATCGCCGAACAGGAAGCCGAGAGGGCCAGGCTCAAAGGCGAGCGTATCTCAGCGGAGTGGGGCAGTCAGATACGGAGCTACGTACTACACCCGTATAAAATGGTCAAGGACCACCGCACCGGTTACGAGACCGGCAATACCGCAGCGGTGCTGGAGGAAGGTGACATCGACGGTTTTATCGGCGCTTACTTGAAAGAGATTCTCACCGATGGTTAA
- the rpsP gene encoding 30S ribosomal protein S16: MLKIKLRRMGAPKKPSYRMVVADSRTSRGGAFLEIIGLYDPMTEPETVKVEVEKAKNWISKGAQPTDTVNRLLKKVGVL; encoded by the coding sequence ATGCTGAAAATTAAACTGCGCAGAATGGGTGCCCCGAAAAAACCGAGCTACCGGATGGTCGTCGCCGATTCCCGGACTTCCCGTGGCGGCGCGTTTCTGGAGATTATAGGTCTCTACGATCCAATGACCGAGCCTGAAACTGTTAAAGTTGAGGTCGAGAAAGCCAAGAACTGGATCAGTAAAGGCGCCCAGCCCACTGACACCGTTAACCGACTGCTCAAAAAAGTCGGGGTTCTATAG
- the atpA gene encoding F0F1 ATP synthase subunit alpha — protein MAQQGLDIVAVIKEQIESFGAEVAVTDVGTVIEVGDGIARIHGLATAEYNELLEFPNGVMGIAMNLEEDSVAAILLGEDTLIKEGDEVRRTNRIVEVPVGPEMIGRVVNPLGQPVDGKGPIKTSRQRAVERVAPNVVTRKGVDTPVQTGIKAIDSMIPVGRGQRELIIGDRSTGKTAVALDTIINQKGGDLICIYVAIGQKTSKIAQIVGTLEKYGAMAHTIVVAASASDPAAFQYLAPFSGCAMGEEFMDNGKEALIVYDDLTKHAWAYRQLSLLLRRPPGREAYPGDVFYLHSRLLERAAKLNKENGGGSLTALPIIETQAQDVSAYIPTNVISITDGQIYLEPDLFNAGIRPALNVGISVSRVGSAAQTKAMKKVAGRLKLEMSQYQALAAFAQFGTSELDKATRAQIDRGQRITEVLKQLQYKPVAMENQVIIFFALLNGFLDDVPVAACSKFETDLYQFLAANYPNIGKTIAETKNFTPETETALKAALTEFKKSFVA, from the coding sequence ATGGCTCAACAGGGACTGGACATCGTCGCAGTCATTAAGGAACAAATCGAAAGCTTCGGTGCCGAGGTAGCGGTCACCGATGTCGGTACCGTCATCGAGGTCGGCGACGGCATCGCCCGCATCCACGGCCTGGCCACCGCCGAATATAACGAACTGCTGGAGTTTCCAAACGGAGTCATGGGCATTGCCATGAACCTCGAAGAGGATTCTGTAGCCGCTATCCTGCTGGGCGAAGACACTCTGATCAAAGAGGGCGACGAAGTCAGGCGCACCAATCGCATCGTCGAAGTGCCGGTCGGTCCCGAGATGATCGGCCGGGTGGTCAACCCGCTGGGTCAGCCTGTTGACGGCAAGGGTCCGATCAAAACCTCCCGCCAACGCGCCGTGGAGCGTGTGGCGCCCAACGTGGTCACCCGTAAAGGCGTCGACACCCCGGTACAGACCGGCATTAAAGCTATCGACTCCATGATTCCGGTCGGCCGCGGCCAGCGCGAACTCATCATCGGCGACCGCTCCACCGGCAAGACCGCCGTGGCTCTCGACACCATCATCAACCAGAAGGGCGGCGACCTCATCTGCATCTACGTAGCCATCGGCCAGAAGACCTCCAAGATCGCCCAGATAGTGGGCACTCTGGAGAAGTACGGCGCCATGGCCCATACAATCGTGGTAGCCGCTTCGGCTTCCGATCCAGCCGCTTTCCAGTACCTGGCTCCATTCTCCGGCTGCGCTATGGGCGAGGAGTTCATGGACAACGGTAAAGAGGCGCTCATCGTTTACGACGACCTAACCAAGCACGCCTGGGCTTACCGCCAGCTTTCACTGCTGCTGCGCCGCCCGCCAGGCCGTGAGGCTTACCCCGGCGACGTATTTTACCTGCACTCCAGGCTATTGGAGCGCGCCGCCAAGCTCAACAAAGAAAATGGCGGCGGTTCATTGACGGCTCTGCCGATTATCGAGACCCAGGCTCAGGACGTTTCGGCCTATATCCCCACCAACGTCATCTCCATTACCGACGGCCAGATCTATCTGGAGCCGGACCTGTTCAACGCTGGCATCCGCCCGGCCTTGAACGTAGGTATTTCCGTCTCCCGCGTCGGCTCGGCAGCCCAGACCAAAGCGATGAAGAAGGTTGCTGGCCGACTCAAGTTGGAAATGTCCCAGTACCAGGCGCTGGCTGCCTTTGCTCAATTCGGTACGTCTGAACTGGACAAAGCCACCCGCGCCCAGATAGACCGCGGTCAACGCATCACCGAGGTTCTGAAGCAGCTCCAATACAAGCCGGTGGCTATGGAAAACCAGGTCATCATCTTTTTTGCCTTGCTGAACGGTTTTCTGGATGATGTCCCGGTAGCTGCCTGCTCCAAATTTGAAACCGACCTCTACCAGTTCCTGGCTGCCAACTACCCGAACATCGGCAAAACCATCGCCGAGACCAAAAACTTCACCCCGGAGACTGAGACCGCCTTGAAAGCCGCCCTGACGGAGTTCAAGAAGAGTTTTGTGGCTTAA
- a CDS encoding TM2 domain-containing protein, translated as MGVFGAHRRCLGKAGTGFLMLLTLGSFGIWALVDIIRRYQAR; from the coding sequence TTGGGGGTATTCGGAGCGCACCGCCGGTGTCTGGGCAAAGCGGGTACGGGTTTTCTGATGCTATTGACGTTGGGAAGTTTCGGTATCTGGGCACTGGTCGATATTATCAGGCGGTATCAGGCCAGATGA
- a CDS encoding F0F1 ATP synthase subunit epsilon, with protein MATIRLEVVTPERSVFSDDVDIVVAPGIEGELGILPHHTPLMTALKTGELRARKGSEEFLLCVAGGFMEVRPDRVIVLADTCERAEEIDLARAEEARRKAEQRMAEKYQPGFDAAESEAALHRAMARLAIAEKSKRRKGSLRPPPAN; from the coding sequence TTGGCAACGATAAGACTTGAGGTAGTCACCCCTGAGCGCAGTGTTTTTTCCGACGATGTCGATATTGTAGTAGCGCCGGGCATCGAGGGTGAGCTTGGCATACTGCCGCACCATACGCCGTTGATGACAGCTTTAAAAACCGGCGAACTCCGGGCGCGCAAGGGCAGTGAGGAATTCCTGCTGTGTGTAGCAGGAGGTTTCATGGAGGTCAGACCTGACCGGGTCATCGTTCTGGCTGATACTTGCGAGCGTGCCGAGGAGATCGACCTGGCGCGGGCGGAAGAAGCACGGCGTAAGGCCGAACAGCGTATGGCCGAAAAATACCAACCCGGCTTCGACGCCGCTGAGAGCGAAGCAGCCCTCCACCGGGCTATGGCGAGGTTGGCCATTGCCGAGAAGTCGAAACGACGCAAGGGTTCGCTTCGACCGCCGCCAGCGAACTAA
- the atpE gene encoding ATP synthase F0 subunit C has product MEPEAVKLLAAGLAMGLGAIGPGVGLGILGMGAVNAVSRNPEAKGTIFTNFLFALALTEAVAIYALVVAIILIFVA; this is encoded by the coding sequence ATGGAACCTGAGGCGGTAAAACTCCTGGCAGCTGGTCTGGCAATGGGTCTGGGCGCAATCGGTCCCGGCGTCGGCCTGGGCATCCTGGGCATGGGCGCGGTCAACGCGGTCAGCCGCAATCCCGAGGCTAAGGGCACCATCTTCACCAACTTCCTTTTCGCCCTGGCTCTGACCGAAGCCGTCGCCATCTACGCCCTGGTCGTAGCCATTATCCTGATCTTCGTCGCCTAG
- the atpD gene encoding F0F1 ATP synthase subunit beta — MAKGKVVQVIGSVVDIEFPSAELPALFNALEIDNEGERIVLEVQAHVGNNWVRCLSFMPTDGLARGAEVVDTGAPVSVPVGQATLGRIFNVLGEPLDNEGEVKATERWPIHRNAPPFDEQETTAQMLETGIKVIDLITPFARGGKIGAYGGAGVGKTVIIQELIRNIASEHGGFSVFAGVGERSREGNDLWHEMKDSGVIAKTALVFGQMNELPAVRLRIALTGLTMAEYFRDVEHRDVLLFIDNIYRYTLAGVEVSALLGRMPSAVGYQPTLATEMGALQERITTTKNGSITSFQAIYVPADDYTDPGVVATFGHLDAVIALERSLAAQALFPAVDPLASNSRILDPIVVGDEHYRVAREVQRVLQRYKDLQDVIAILGMEELSEEDKATVARARKIQRFLTQPFFVSEIFTGRPGKYVPLSETIRGFKEILEGKHDALPEQAFYMVGSIDEAVEAAAKMAT, encoded by the coding sequence ATGGCCAAAGGCAAAGTAGTACAGGTTATCGGCTCGGTGGTAGACATCGAGTTTCCGTCGGCGGAACTTCCGGCGCTGTTCAACGCCCTTGAGATTGACAACGAGGGCGAACGCATTGTGCTGGAAGTCCAGGCGCACGTTGGCAACAACTGGGTACGGTGTCTCTCATTCATGCCCACTGACGGACTTGCCCGCGGCGCCGAGGTAGTCGATACCGGTGCGCCGGTTTCCGTTCCTGTCGGCCAGGCTACCCTGGGCCGTATCTTCAACGTGTTAGGCGAACCCCTTGATAATGAAGGCGAGGTCAAAGCCACCGAACGCTGGCCGATCCACCGCAACGCCCCGCCCTTCGATGAGCAAGAAACGACAGCCCAGATGCTGGAAACTGGCATCAAAGTTATTGACCTGATTACCCCATTCGCCCGTGGCGGTAAGATCGGCGCTTACGGTGGTGCCGGCGTGGGCAAGACGGTTATCATCCAGGAACTCATCCGTAACATCGCCTCGGAGCATGGCGGCTTCTCAGTCTTCGCCGGCGTCGGCGAGCGTTCTCGCGAGGGTAACGACCTGTGGCATGAAATGAAGGACTCCGGCGTTATTGCCAAGACAGCCCTGGTCTTCGGCCAGATGAACGAGTTGCCGGCTGTCCGTTTGCGCATCGCCTTGACCGGCCTGACCATGGCCGAGTATTTCCGCGACGTGGAACATCGCGACGTACTACTTTTCATCGACAACATCTATCGCTATACTCTGGCCGGCGTTGAAGTTTCCGCTTTACTCGGCCGCATGCCTTCCGCGGTGGGTTACCAGCCGACGTTGGCTACCGAGATGGGCGCCCTCCAGGAGCGCATCACCACTACCAAGAATGGCTCCATCACCTCCTTCCAAGCGATTTACGTCCCTGCCGACGATTATACCGATCCGGGCGTAGTGGCCACCTTCGGCCACCTTGATGCCGTAATCGCTTTGGAGCGCTCGCTGGCGGCTCAGGCTCTGTTCCCGGCTGTGGACCCGCTGGCGTCTAACTCTCGCATCCTTGATCCTATCGTCGTCGGCGACGAGCATTATCGAGTCGCTCGCGAGGTGCAGCGGGTGCTGCAGCGCTACAAGGATCTGCAGGATGTCATCGCCATCCTGGGTATGGAAGAGCTCTCCGAAGAAGATAAGGCCACGGTTGCCCGAGCCCGTAAAATCCAGCGTTTCTTGACCCAGCCGTTCTTCGTTTCCGAGATCTTCACCGGCAGGCCAGGTAAGTATGTGCCGCTGTCCGAAACCATCCGCGGCTTTAAAGAAATCCTGGAAGGCAAGCATGATGCGTTGCCGGAACAAGCATTCTATATGGTGGGCAGCATCGACGAGGCGGTCGAAGCTGCGGCTAAAATGGCGACCTAG